One window of the Esox lucius isolate fEsoLuc1 chromosome 8, fEsoLuc1.pri, whole genome shotgun sequence genome contains the following:
- the si:ch211-1a19.3 gene encoding uncharacterized protein si:ch211-1a19.3: MASSKSSQTTRNIVMSLLALWSIVSLIIIVVWATSPDLKSASQCRAELQAQKEKSKGESEVCAKNKTALEEMVKDVRANLTQQISEIERLQQHLNHTNRSLDDCRQEKVILCGNITVLENEIDSHKAIEANLTSEITLHQEQIEVLQENLTQASLKWESCTARHSAAESQRIAAESQTKACESSKLYLQKQIQRCKKCEAPGPEMLDDGVATPQNSILALGMVLCVSLHLIL, from the exons ATGGCTAGCTCCAAGTCGTCCCAGACCACTCGCAACATTGTGATGTCCTTACTGGCCTTGTGGTCTATCGTATCCCTCATTATCATCGTGGTTTGGGCCACCTCTCCTGACTTGAAGAGTGCCAGTCAGTGCCGCGCTGAGCTGCAGGCCCAAAAGGAGAAGAGCAAGGGGGAAAGTGAGGTGTGCGCCAAGAACAAGACAGCTCTGGAGGAGATGGTGAAAGACGTCCGCGCCAACCTGACCCAGCAGATCAGCGAAATAGAGAGGCTTCAGCAGCACTTGAACCACACCAACAGGTCCTTGGATGACTGTCGTCAGGAAAAA GTTATTTTGTGCGGGAACATAACAGTCCTGGAAAACGAGATCGACTCGCATAAAGCAATCGAGGCAAACCTAACTTCAGAAATCACTCTACACCAAG AGCAAATCGAAGTCCTTCAGGAGAACTTGACACAGGCATCTCTTAAGTGGGAGTCCTGTACAGCTCGGCACTCGGCAGCGGAGAGCCAGCGGATAGCAGCTGAGAGCCAGACCAAGGCCTGCGAGTCCAGCAAGCTTTATTTACAGAAGCAGAT ACAGAGGTGCAAAAAGTGTGAGGCCCCTGGCCCAGAGATGCTGGACGACGGAGTCGCCACACCCCAGAATAGCATTCTTGCCTTGGGCATGGTCCTCTGTGTCAGCCTGCATTTGATACTGTAA
- the LOC105026215 gene encoding interferon-induced protein 44-like, which yields MCNLVFFSRLPSETKEILTMNPKLTKYQEKQLCSFLGKVKLRLLYKASVHTFSGTVFHQICDNQGPTISVGYNSSGFVFGGYTSKDHDVAKNGQFIHDDNAFLFSLKLKNSVKYPVINFPNAVKIHHNCGPFFGDDFVLMYDNTAIAVSKPGSHYNFNAAEMHGNNLNLSECEVYKVEEFITLEKPWRTILWETERRAELMESIKLYKPTISSVGQARVLLIGPVGSGKSSLFNSINSIFRGHVTSQAISGSSGTSVTIQFRSYSVKDGRNGKPLSVVFCDTMGLEEGRDAGLHEDDLSSILKGHVPERYKFNPLAPLQADAQGSQQTVELQDRIHCVAYVMDTCKVSVMSTKLLEKLAAIRKSVTLLGVPQLVVLTKVDEACPWVADDLRNVYESQYIKTKAQEVSCQLGVPMSCIVPVKNYSEEVELEMNCDILLLSAVIQMLRFADNYFDDVSDQGKQD from the exons ATGTGTAATCTTGTGTTCTTCAGCAGACTACCATCTGAGACCAAGGAGATCCTCACCATGAATCCCAAACTGACCAAATATCAGGAGAAACAGCTTTGCTCCTTCCTGGGAAAAGTCAAACTTCGCTTGCTGTACAAGGCCAGCGTCCACACCTTTTCAGGAACTGTATTTCACCAGATATGTGACAATCAAGGTCCCACAATCTCGGTAGGCTACAACTCCTCAGGGTTTGTCTTTGGAGGCTACACTAGTAAAGATCATGATGTAGCCAAGAACGGCCAGTTTATTCACGATGACAACGCCTTTCTGTTCAGTTTAAAATTGAAGAATTCTGTTAAGTACCCTGTCATAAATTTCCCAAATGCTGTCAAAATACACCACAACTGTGGCCCTTTCTTTGGGGACGATTTTGTTCTGATGTACGATAACACCGCCATAGCGGTCAGTAAGCCCGGATCACACTACAACTTCAATGCTGCAGAAATGCACGGCAACAACCTCAACCTCTCTGAGTGTGAAGTCTACAAAGTGGAAG AGTTTATAACCTTAGAAAAGCCATGGAGGACCATTCTTTGGGAAACAGA AAGGAGAGCGGAGCTGATGGAGTCTATAAAACTGTACAAGCCCACAATCAGCTCTGTAGGTCAGGCCAGAGTTTTACTCATTGGTCCGGTTGGTTCTGGAAAATCCAGCCTTTTCAACTCCATCAACTCCATCTTCCGCGGCCACGTGACCAGCCAAGCCATATCAGGAAGCTCCGGCACCAGCGTGACCATCCAG TTTCGCTCATATTCAGTGAAGGATGGGCGAAACGGCAAACCgctgtctgttgttttttgtgaCACAATGGGattggaggaggggagagatgcAGGGCTGCATGAGGATGACCTCAGCAGCATTCTGAAAGGCCATGTGCCTGAGAGATACAAG TTTAACCCCTTAGCCCCACTACAAGCTGATGCCCAGGGTTCCCAGCAGACTGTGGAACTGCAGGACAGGATCCACTGCGTGGCGTATGTGATGGACACCTGCAAAGTCTCTGTCATGTCCACCAAACTTCTGGAGAAACTGGCAGCCATTCGGAAGAGTGTCACCCTGCTGG GTGTCCCACAGCTGGTTGTTCTGACCAAGGTAGATGAGGCCTGCCCCTGGGTGGCAGATGACTTGAGGAATGTCTATGAGAGCCAGTACATAAAAACCAAG GCTCAGGAGGTGAGTTGCCAGCTGGGCGTGCCCATGTCCTGCATTGTTCCAGTGAAGAACTACAGTGAGGAGGTGGAGCTGGAGATGAACTGTGACATCCTGCTCCTCAGTGCCGTGATCCAGATGCTTCGCTTCGCCGACAACTACTTTGATGATGTCAGCGACCAAGGGAAGCAGGATTAG